In Halorhabdus tiamatea SARL4B, a genomic segment contains:
- a CDS encoding flavodoxin domain-containing protein, with protein MPTILVCYGTTEGQTEKIAERIGDRLTERGHRAPVRNVAATAVDPTGYDAVLIGSSIHVGSHHAGVKRFVSEHRDTLGSLPTGFFQVSLPSATDDPDRRAEAAGYVEAFEEATDFHPDRVGLFGGALRYSKYGFLKRLLMKQIAKRSTGDTDTSRDHEYTDWSEVEAFTDDFAAFVEGRLAEVPSEAM; from the coding sequence ATGCCAACAATCCTCGTGTGTTACGGCACGACAGAGGGACAGACAGAAAAGATCGCCGAGCGGATCGGCGACCGACTCACCGAACGCGGCCACCGGGCACCAGTCCGGAACGTGGCGGCGACTGCGGTCGATCCGACTGGGTACGACGCGGTCCTGATCGGGTCGTCGATCCACGTCGGGAGTCATCACGCTGGCGTGAAACGGTTCGTCAGCGAGCACCGTGACACGCTCGGCAGTCTCCCGACAGGTTTCTTCCAGGTGTCGCTGCCGTCGGCCACCGACGACCCGGACCGGCGAGCAGAGGCCGCGGGCTACGTCGAGGCCTTCGAGGAAGCGACTGATTTCCATCCCGATCGTGTCGGACTGTTCGGTGGGGCGTTGCGGTACTCGAAGTACGGCTTTCTCAAGCGATTGCTGATGAAGCAGATCGCAAAGCGGTCGACCGGGGACACGGACACCTCACGAGACCACGAGTACACCGACTGGAGCGAGGTCGAGGCGTTCACCGATGACTTCGCCGCGTTCGTCGAGGGGCGACTCGCTGAAGTCCCGTCGGAGGCTATGTGA
- a CDS encoding ribbon-helix-helix domain-containing protein, with protein sequence MPKISVEVPQELLGDLDDHVGEEGKFVNRSEAIRASIRKTLDLLDEIDERQGRQTDER encoded by the coding sequence ATGCCCAAGATAAGTGTCGAAGTGCCCCAGGAGTTGCTCGGGGACTTAGACGATCACGTCGGCGAGGAGGGAAAGTTCGTCAACCGATCGGAGGCGATCCGGGCGTCGATCCGGAAGACGCTGGATCTACTCGACGAGATCGACGAGCGCCAGGGGAGGCAGACCGATGAGCGCTGA
- a CDS encoding queuosine precursor transporter translates to MSAERSATPLPLARLGLIGIFVTALITSQVTASKLVGIDMPFSIPLAGSTLIVPAAAFAYAVTFFASDCYAELYGRSEATKLVNVAFAMNFVLLGLVWLAIEAPVFVGSPVDQSPFASVLGSSTGVVAGSMLAYLVSQNLDVFTFHWLRDRTDGRLLWLRNVGSTATSQFIDTIIFITVAFILFQGMPLGDAAGLIVGQYLVKIGVAVFDTPFVYAVVGLVRNREVGASVVPSD, encoded by the coding sequence ATGAGCGCTGAGCGGTCAGCGACGCCGTTACCGCTTGCCCGTCTCGGCCTGATCGGAATCTTCGTGACGGCGCTGATCACCTCACAGGTGACCGCAAGCAAGCTCGTCGGCATCGACATGCCGTTCTCGATTCCGCTCGCGGGGTCGACGCTGATCGTCCCCGCGGCCGCCTTCGCCTACGCGGTGACGTTCTTCGCCTCGGACTGTTATGCCGAACTCTACGGCCGCAGCGAGGCGACCAAACTGGTCAACGTCGCCTTCGCGATGAACTTCGTCCTGCTGGGGCTGGTGTGGCTCGCGATCGAGGCCCCCGTCTTCGTCGGCTCGCCGGTCGACCAGTCACCGTTCGCTAGCGTGCTGGGATCGAGTACGGGTGTCGTCGCCGGGAGCATGCTCGCCTATCTCGTCAGCCAGAACCTCGACGTCTTCACGTTCCACTGGCTGCGGGACCGCACCGACGGCCGGCTGCTGTGGCTGCGCAACGTCGGGTCGACGGCGACCAGCCAGTTCATCGACACGATCATCTTCATCACCGTCGCCTTCATCCTCTTCCAGGGGATGCCGCTGGGTGACGCCGCCGGGCTGATCGTCGGCCAGTACCTCGTCAAGATCGGCGTCGCAGTGTTCGACACGCCGTTCGTCTATGCGGTCGTCGGGCTCGTGAGGAATCGCGAAGTGGGCGCGAGCGTCGTCCCGAGTGACTGA
- a CDS encoding winged helix-turn-helix domain-containing protein — protein MSETDRHRTDEVRQPEPPLPEESGLTLEEYLAMQRAIGHSTRFRILRALVANDELSASDLKSTVDVEPGNFHYHLDELVDVGLVDRRKRRTADSQGFFTYYRPTAMGRGILEYGVEELMRREREFNDAYS, from the coding sequence ATGTCAGAGACCGATCGCCACCGGACAGACGAGGTTCGTCAACCTGAGCCACCGCTGCCGGAAGAGAGTGGACTGACGCTCGAGGAGTACCTCGCGATGCAGCGGGCGATCGGTCACTCGACGCGGTTTCGGATCCTGCGTGCGCTCGTTGCAAACGACGAGCTGAGTGCCTCCGATCTCAAGTCGACGGTCGATGTCGAACCCGGGAATTTCCACTATCATCTCGACGAACTGGTGGATGTCGGGCTCGTCGACAGACGAAAGCGACGGACTGCCGACAGCCAGGGCTTTTTCACTTACTACCGACCGACAGCGATGGGTCGTGGTATTCTCGAGTATGGCGTCGAGGAGCTGATGCGTCGCGAACGTGAATTCAACGACGCCTACTCGTAG
- a CDS encoding DUF7509 family protein, translating to MRQRIIDNLPRAVGDSDGHTPVRREQFLVYLMGPYRTFEVDALLPADADVETDAPSFATWDENSGEYAEDEVLRLLEETRDCLRERGFNAFLAIDVGIPLDEMDAATQSIAFARASNATVFIAPQVGDNLGVGIEIGSVLEDLLSTDGMHGPATDAIPPERTRRIMVATEPSVRSAMLGSVHARWDASVRTFTDGVDCCRLCAQFCTHIQNEELHGSLDRLD from the coding sequence ATGCGGCAGCGAATCATCGACAATCTCCCACGTGCTGTCGGTGACTCAGATGGACACACCCCAGTGAGGCGAGAACAGTTTCTCGTCTATCTGATGGGACCGTACCGAACGTTCGAGGTCGATGCGCTGCTGCCAGCGGACGCCGACGTCGAAACCGATGCCCCGTCGTTTGCCACGTGGGACGAGAACAGCGGCGAATACGCCGAAGATGAGGTCTTGCGGTTACTCGAAGAGACACGAGACTGTCTCCGTGAGCGTGGCTTCAACGCGTTTCTCGCCATTGACGTCGGAATCCCACTCGATGAAATGGATGCGGCGACACAGAGTATCGCCTTTGCGCGAGCGAGCAATGCGACAGTTTTCATCGCTCCCCAGGTCGGCGACAATCTCGGCGTCGGAATCGAGATCGGGAGCGTTCTCGAAGATTTGCTGTCGACGGATGGTATGCATGGACCTGCAACAGATGCGATTCCACCGGAGCGAACGCGACGGATCATGGTCGCGACCGAACCATCAGTGCGGAGTGCGATGCTCGGATCCGTGCACGCTCGCTGGGACGCCAGCGTCCGAACGTTTACTGACGGTGTCGACTGTTGTCGACTCTGTGCACAGTTTTGCACCCACATCCAAAACGAGGAACTCCACGGCTCGCTCGATCGTCTCGACTGA
- a CDS encoding IMP cyclohydrolase, whose protein sequence is MYVGRFVVVAPEVGAYRVSSRSFPNRKAVDRDGTITVAPTAEAPETDNPYISYNAVRLTERGAVIGNGSHVDPIAEKLALGTPARDALAEPLNALDFEKDDYDTPRIAGIVGVSEDDPTAGEAGAAIGIVRRDALLVEAVDEPTLVATYERDDPVPFDLGANDAAGAAREVYDHEFEHAVCAAGVSGSAGGFETAIVNE, encoded by the coding sequence ATGTACGTCGGACGATTCGTCGTCGTGGCCCCGGAGGTCGGCGCGTATCGCGTCTCCTCTCGCTCGTTTCCCAACCGCAAGGCCGTCGATCGTGACGGGACGATCACCGTCGCGCCGACGGCCGAGGCCCCGGAGACGGACAACCCCTACATCTCGTATAATGCGGTCCGGCTAACAGAGCGCGGCGCGGTGATCGGCAACGGTTCTCATGTCGATCCCATCGCCGAGAAACTCGCGCTCGGAACCCCGGCCCGGGACGCGCTGGCTGAGCCCCTCAACGCGCTGGATTTCGAGAAGGACGACTACGACACGCCCCGGATCGCCGGCATCGTCGGCGTCAGCGAGGACGACCCGACGGCTGGCGAAGCCGGCGCAGCCATCGGGATCGTCCGTCGAGATGCGCTACTCGTCGAGGCCGTCGACGAACCGACGCTCGTGGCGACCTACGAGCGCGACGATCCAGTTCCGTTCGATCTCGGGGCGAATGACGCCGCGGGTGCAGCACGGGAAGTCTACGACCACGAGTTCGAACACGCGGTCTGTGCAGCCGGTGTCTCCGGGTCGGCGGGCGGCTTCGAGACGGCGATCGTCAACGAGTGA
- a CDS encoding helix-turn-helix domain-containing protein, whose amino-acid sequence MDRQTIIAELDVVSPRVVLGPTLASDLDATVYAERLPVSHEGSTWFQVTVLTADFEAFEDALAADPTVADSEVFAAYGDRRTYRLTIAPDVPVLTEHVASFGDELLDLRSTADGWRVRIRTTDRASIREFLAFCAEEDIDCRLARVFEASDPVGEMAVPVERDAFEVLATAFEAGYFEVPRETSLAELAERFDVSESTMSVRLRRALGHVVGSLVADAAADATETE is encoded by the coding sequence GTGGATCGCCAGACCATCATCGCGGAACTCGACGTCGTCTCCCCACGGGTCGTCCTCGGGCCGACGCTCGCGAGCGATCTTGACGCCACCGTCTACGCCGAGCGGTTGCCGGTCTCCCACGAGGGTTCCACCTGGTTTCAGGTGACGGTCCTGACCGCCGATTTCGAGGCCTTCGAGGACGCTCTCGCCGCGGATCCGACCGTCGCCGATAGCGAGGTGTTCGCGGCCTACGGCGACCGGCGGACCTACCGGCTGACGATCGCGCCGGACGTCCCGGTGCTGACCGAACACGTCGCCAGCTTCGGCGACGAACTGCTCGACCTCCGCTCGACCGCGGACGGCTGGCGCGTCCGCATCCGGACGACCGATCGCGCGTCGATCCGCGAATTTCTGGCGTTCTGTGCCGAAGAAGACATCGACTGCCGGCTCGCTCGCGTCTTCGAAGCGAGCGACCCGGTCGGCGAGATGGCCGTGCCCGTCGAACGCGACGCCTTCGAGGTGCTGGCTACTGCCTTCGAGGCGGGCTACTTCGAGGTTCCCCGGGAGACTTCTCTCGCTGAACTCGCCGAGCGCTTCGACGTCTCCGAATCGACGATGTCGGTCCGACTTCGACGGGCGCTGGGCCACGTCGTCGGGAGTCTCGTCGCCGACGCGGCCGCCGACGCCACGGAAACCGAGTGA
- a CDS encoding homing endonuclease associated repeat-containing protein, with amino-acid sequence MASRGDCIRAIREAAKRLGKSPTKVEYETLGLTPSASTILRIVGGWNAAKEAAGLTTYEQGENGGPDVQPKPDWVELPPEKDWEKLSGNMRWYYKNRERDIAKKDRRRERLRGWLHDYKAEHCRCQRCGEGDPAALDFHHVNADKKTLGVSRMVINGYAKEKIEDEIDRCRVLCANCHRKEHYEIPELADSAVGNE; translated from the coding sequence ATGGCGAGCCGGGGCGACTGTATCCGCGCGATCCGGGAGGCGGCCAAGCGTCTCGGGAAATCCCCGACGAAAGTCGAGTACGAGACGCTCGGACTGACGCCGTCGGCGTCGACGATACTCCGGATCGTCGGTGGGTGGAACGCGGCGAAAGAAGCGGCAGGACTGACGACGTACGAGCAAGGGGAGAACGGCGGGCCTGACGTCCAGCCCAAGCCGGACTGGGTCGAACTCCCACCCGAGAAGGACTGGGAAAAGTTGTCCGGGAACATGCGATGGTACTACAAGAATCGGGAGCGGGACATCGCCAAGAAGGACCGCCGGCGTGAACGACTTCGCGGGTGGTTACACGACTACAAAGCCGAACACTGTCGTTGCCAGCGCTGTGGCGAAGGCGATCCGGCGGCGCTCGATTTTCATCACGTAAACGCAGACAAGAAAACACTCGGCGTCTCGAGGATGGTCATCAACGGATACGCGAAAGAGAAGATCGAAGACGAGATCGATCGCTGTCGAGTACTGTGTGCCAACTGTCATCGGAAGGAACACTACGAGATCCCCGAACTTGCGGATTCGGCGGTTGGGAACGAGTGA
- a CDS encoding type II toxin-antitoxin system RelE family toxin, with amino-acid sequence MSEYEVLLGDDAREFLAAADEKTTRICKDNLRKLAANPHPGRGTGDKEKLPIDGRRDRYRLHISRTYTAIYTVLEDDQEVRVLEIVPIDEAHKRYGF; translated from the coding sequence ATGTCTGAGTACGAGGTATTGCTGGGCGACGACGCTCGTGAGTTTCTGGCAGCCGCCGACGAGAAGACGACCCGCATTTGCAAGGACAACCTCCGGAAGCTGGCGGCGAATCCGCATCCCGGGCGCGGGACGGGAGACAAGGAGAAACTCCCGATCGACGGTCGTCGCGACCGCTATCGGTTGCACATCTCCCGGACCTACACGGCGATCTACACCGTCCTGGAAGACGACCAGGAGGTCCGCGTGCTGGAAATCGTTCCGATCGACGAGGCGCACAAACGCTACGGGTTCTAG
- a CDS encoding DUF7557 family protein, translating to MSADKRIPVTEETRKELHNLKEPGQTYDELLQELAQQRRREQLEARFRDLEDAGRDELTALDDV from the coding sequence ATGTCGGCGGACAAACGCATCCCCGTGACCGAGGAGACGCGGAAAGAACTTCACAACTTGAAGGAGCCGGGCCAGACGTACGACGAACTCCTCCAGGAACTGGCCCAGCAACGCCGCCGCGAGCAACTCGAGGCACGCTTTCGGGACCTCGAGGACGCCGGTCGCGACGAGTTGACGGCCCTGGACGATGTCTGA
- a CDS encoding RDD family protein: protein MAADTSAYDGDRSTDETKIHLASWEDRFFAWLIDVILVGAVSSTLGDIAGVYSFSVGGVPMTLPLLSVNGLGFWLYWTVLEGYGGQSAGKLLMNIAVTDERGADIDYLTAAIQAFGKAFLLPLDCLIGWLAMGGEYVRVFNKLSGTIVIERGESEPTGVEYVTPE from the coding sequence ATGGCCGCTGATACATCCGCGTACGACGGGGACCGATCGACAGACGAGACGAAAATCCACCTCGCGTCCTGGGAGGACCGCTTTTTCGCGTGGTTGATCGACGTCATCCTCGTCGGTGCCGTGAGCTCGACACTGGGCGATATTGCCGGCGTCTACTCGTTCTCTGTCGGCGGCGTTCCGATGACGCTGCCACTCCTGAGCGTCAACGGCCTCGGCTTCTGGCTCTACTGGACCGTCCTCGAAGGCTACGGCGGGCAATCAGCCGGGAAACTCCTCATGAACATCGCCGTCACCGACGAACGCGGCGCGGACATCGATTATCTCACCGCCGCTATCCAGGCCTTCGGCAAGGCCTTTCTGCTCCCGCTCGACTGCCTGATCGGCTGGCTCGCGATGGGCGGCGAGTACGTCCGCGTGTTCAACAAGCTCTCCGGCACTATCGTGATCGAGCGTGGCGAAAGCGAACCGACGGGCGTCGAATACGTCACGCCGGAGTGA
- a CDS encoding MFS transporter, producing MTERRRLAVVVWAVLVSQVFLYPGLEGLVGALGGGNSILARTWFLVAEFGAFVTVAVVWGLASDALGRRTPLVVAGALGGAASYLGVAFAPRLGVGFDGVLALRVLGGAFTIGAFSLSITKLMDLSGGHGRNMGAAGAAIGFGAALGSTTGGLLSTIDPLAPLYAGAVVLGEAALLAATVPDRTPEGGIELAPLLDRLRGRPALLVPYAFGFIDRLTAGFFALTGVAYFTDAFDVGPAVAGVTLALFFLPFAALQYHMGQFSDRVGRFVPVVVGSLLYGVTIIAVGLAPVFVLAAALMVVVGVCGAAVAPATMALVTDLVPASERGAAMGGFNVFGSLGMLSGFLVGGVVTDRYGFLAAFLTAGGLEIAIALVASRSVYRMADGQLWATEEG from the coding sequence ATGACCGAGCGGCGACGTCTCGCGGTCGTCGTCTGGGCGGTACTTGTCTCGCAGGTGTTCCTGTATCCAGGGCTGGAAGGCCTCGTCGGTGCCCTGGGCGGCGGGAATTCTATCCTGGCACGGACGTGGTTTCTGGTCGCCGAGTTCGGCGCGTTCGTCACCGTCGCGGTCGTGTGGGGCCTGGCGAGCGACGCGCTCGGCCGGCGGACGCCGCTGGTCGTCGCCGGTGCCCTCGGCGGCGCGGCGAGTTATCTGGGGGTCGCGTTCGCCCCACGGCTCGGCGTGGGCTTCGACGGTGTGCTGGCGCTGCGGGTCCTCGGCGGCGCGTTCACCATCGGGGCGTTCTCGCTGTCGATCACGAAATTGATGGATCTGTCAGGCGGTCACGGCCGGAACATGGGTGCTGCCGGTGCCGCGATCGGGTTCGGTGCGGCACTCGGATCGACGACTGGCGGCTTGCTGTCCACGATCGATCCGCTCGCCCCGCTGTACGCGGGGGCGGTCGTCCTCGGCGAGGCGGCGCTGCTCGCGGCGACGGTCCCGGACCGGACGCCCGAGGGCGGCATCGAACTCGCGCCGCTTCTCGATCGACTGCGCGGCCGGCCGGCGCTGTTGGTGCCCTACGCGTTCGGGTTCATCGATCGCCTGACGGCTGGCTTCTTCGCACTCACTGGCGTCGCGTATTTCACTGACGCGTTCGATGTCGGACCGGCAGTCGCAGGCGTGACACTGGCGTTGTTTTTCCTGCCGTTCGCGGCCCTGCAGTACCACATGGGACAGTTCTCGGATCGAGTCGGTCGGTTTGTCCCGGTGGTCGTCGGGTCGCTTCTTTACGGCGTCACGATCATCGCTGTCGGCCTCGCGCCGGTGTTCGTCCTCGCGGCGGCGCTGATGGTCGTCGTCGGCGTCTGTGGCGCGGCGGTCGCGCCGGCGACGATGGCCCTGGTCACCGATCTGGTTCCCGCGAGCGAGCGCGGCGCGGCCATGGGCGGGTTCAACGTCTTCGGCAGCCTCGGCATGCTCTCGGGCTTTCTCGTCGGCGGCGTCGTCACCGATCGCTATGGGTTCCTTGCGGCATTTCTGACCGCCGGCGGACTCGAGATCGCGATCGCACTGGTGGCGTCAAGAAGCGTCTATCGGATGGCTGACGGACAGCTGTGGGCCACAGAAGAAGGTTGA
- a CDS encoding GH36-type glycosyl hydrolase domain-containing protein, translating to MAKRHLHDIDTNVDPWAFVDDVGTFRLADPQRSSYLYFPLVNEAGIMSAITPKLHGDINASQHEFLTPPTAVENLHNKRTARNFWVCEHGVGPWSAAGNSATQIPEERPGGAESVSMEGGLLYHEITRENDERGLRAEITNFAPVRDDMVELMRVAVTNTGEKTKTITPTAAVPIYGRSADNIRDHRHVTSLLQETWTEEYGVLVRPTLSFDERGHTRNETTYGVLGTEADGTAPESFYPVVEDFIGEGGNLEWPEAVVEDLAGVSAGTEVDGYESLGGLRFETTALEPGETAEYVVIQTIWTDDPDPATLVERYGSSEAVAEELAACQDHWREKSSAVEFDTGDDTFDQWMRWVTLQPVFRRLFGNSFLPYHDYGRGGRGWRDLWQDILSLLLTEPDNVTDLLYNNFAGVRFDGSNATIIGDEPGEFTADRNNIPRVWMDHGAWPWLTTRFYLDLSGDLQFLLRDQQYYKDLHVDRASEQDEAWSPEDGTELYTDDGEIYEGTVLEHLLVQHLTQFFNVGEHNVMRLEDADWNDAMDMAPERGESVAFTALYAWNLRDMSDVLDALRAELDVEEIEIARELQTLLDTLSEPVDYDDPEAKQARLDDYLDTWERTVSGEKATVAIEELAADLEQKAEWLYEQLRDQEFIEDEDGHQWFNGYYDDSGRRVEGDHDNGVRMTLTGQVFTLMGGVATDDQADAIVEAADEYLYEPKMRGYRLNTDFDELKTDLGRGFGFAFGHKENGAMFSHMAVMYANALYRRGKVEAGHRVLSGIYEQSKDFEVSRIYPGIPEYFSERGRGMYTFLTGSGSWLLLTTVTEVFGVKGRLGDLRLEPKLLAEQFDDGEAAVTCQFADRRLDVTYHNPENADVGDYEITAVSLNGDSVDFERTDDGVVIDREVVTGLDSEAVHDVDVTLE from the coding sequence ATGGCGAAGCGACACTTACACGATATCGATACGAACGTCGATCCCTGGGCGTTCGTCGACGACGTGGGGACGTTTCGACTGGCTGACCCCCAGCGGTCGAGTTACCTGTATTTCCCGCTGGTCAACGAGGCCGGGATCATGTCGGCGATCACGCCGAAACTTCACGGTGACATCAACGCGAGCCAACACGAGTTCCTGACGCCGCCGACCGCCGTCGAGAACCTCCACAACAAGCGCACCGCCCGGAACTTCTGGGTGTGCGAACACGGCGTGGGGCCGTGGTCGGCCGCCGGCAACAGCGCCACACAGATTCCCGAAGAACGCCCCGGCGGCGCGGAGTCCGTCTCGATGGAGGGCGGCCTGCTGTATCACGAGATTACCCGCGAGAACGACGAGCGCGGATTGCGCGCCGAGATCACTAACTTCGCACCGGTACGGGACGACATGGTCGAACTGATGCGCGTGGCCGTCACGAACACCGGCGAGAAGACGAAGACGATCACGCCGACGGCGGCCGTCCCCATCTACGGTCGCTCCGCCGACAACATCCGGGACCACCGTCACGTCACGTCGCTGCTTCAGGAGACCTGGACCGAGGAGTACGGCGTCCTCGTGCGCCCGACCCTTTCGTTCGACGAGCGGGGTCACACGCGAAACGAGACGACCTACGGCGTCCTCGGCACGGAAGCCGACGGGACGGCCCCCGAGAGCTTCTACCCCGTCGTCGAGGACTTCATCGGCGAGGGGGGCAACCTCGAGTGGCCCGAGGCCGTCGTCGAGGATCTCGCGGGCGTCTCAGCCGGCACCGAGGTCGACGGCTACGAGAGCCTCGGCGGCCTCCGCTTCGAGACGACGGCACTCGAACCCGGCGAGACCGCCGAGTACGTCGTCATCCAGACCATCTGGACGGACGATCCCGACCCCGCAACTCTGGTCGAGCGCTATGGCTCCAGCGAGGCCGTCGCCGAGGAACTCGCTGCCTGTCAGGATCACTGGCGCGAGAAATCGAGTGCCGTCGAGTTCGACACCGGCGACGACACCTTCGATCAGTGGATGCGATGGGTCACCCTCCAGCCCGTCTTCCGTCGCCTCTTCGGCAACTCCTTCCTGCCCTATCACGACTACGGGCGCGGCGGCCGTGGCTGGCGTGACCTCTGGCAGGACATCCTCTCGCTGTTGCTGACTGAACCTGACAACGTCACCGACCTGCTGTACAACAACTTCGCGGGCGTCCGCTTCGACGGGTCGAACGCCACGATCATCGGCGACGAACCGGGCGAGTTCACAGCCGACCGGAACAACATCCCTCGCGTCTGGATGGACCACGGTGCCTGGCCGTGGCTGACGACCCGCTTCTACCTGGATCTCAGCGGCGACCTACAGTTCCTGCTGCGCGACCAGCAATACTACAAAGACCTCCACGTCGATCGGGCCAGCGAACAGGACGAGGCGTGGTCGCCCGAGGACGGCACCGAACTCTACACCGACGACGGCGAGATCTATGAGGGCACCGTTTTGGAGCACCTCCTCGTCCAGCACCTCACGCAGTTCTTCAACGTCGGCGAGCACAACGTGATGCGCCTTGAGGACGCCGACTGGAACGACGCCATGGACATGGCCCCCGAACGCGGCGAGAGCGTCGCGTTCACCGCGCTGTACGCCTGGAACCTCCGCGACATGAGCGACGTCCTCGACGCGCTTCGGGCCGAACTCGACGTCGAGGAGATCGAGATCGCCCGGGAGCTGCAGACGTTGCTCGATACGCTCTCCGAGCCGGTCGATTACGACGATCCCGAGGCAAAGCAGGCGCGACTCGACGACTATCTCGACACCTGGGAGCGGACGGTCTCCGGCGAGAAAGCCACCGTCGCGATCGAGGAGTTGGCTGCCGACCTGGAGCAAAAGGCCGAGTGGCTCTACGAGCAGTTGCGCGACCAGGAGTTCATCGAGGACGAAGACGGCCACCAGTGGTTCAACGGCTACTACGACGACAGCGGCCGGCGCGTCGAGGGCGACCACGACAACGGCGTCCGGATGACCCTGACCGGCCAGGTCTTCACCCTGATGGGCGGGGTTGCGACCGACGACCAGGCCGACGCCATCGTCGAGGCCGCAGACGAGTACCTCTACGAGCCGAAGATGCGGGGCTACCGCCTGAACACCGACTTCGACGAGCTCAAGACCGACCTCGGGCGTGGCTTCGGCTTCGCGTTCGGGCACAAGGAGAACGGCGCGATGTTCAGCCACATGGCCGTCATGTACGCTAACGCCCTCTACCGCCGCGGGAAGGTCGAGGCCGGCCACAGAGTCCTCTCGGGCATCTACGAGCAGAGCAAGGACTTCGAAGTCAGCCGGATCTACCCGGGCATCCCGGAGTACTTCAGCGAGCGCGGCCGCGGGATGTACACGTTCCTGACTGGCTCGGGGAGCTGGCTGCTGTTGACGACCGTCACGGAGGTCTTCGGCGTGAAGGGCCGACTCGGCGACCTGCGCCTCGAACCGAAACTCCTGGCCGAGCAGTTCGACGACGGCGAGGCGGCCGTGACCTGCCAGTTCGCCGACCGCCGACTCGACGTGACCTACCACAACCCCGAGAACGCCGACGTCGGCGACTACGAGATCACTGCCGTCTCGCTGAACGGAGACAGCGTCGACTTCGAACGCACCGACGACGGCGTCGTGATCGACCGCGAGGTCGTGACTGGCCTGGACAGCGAGGCCGTCCACGACGTCGACGTCACGCTCGAATAA